Proteins found in one Streptomyces sp. CB09001 genomic segment:
- a CDS encoding ATP-binding protein — MIVWLNGTHGAGKTTTGALVQELLPDSRVFDAEKVGETLMDITPGLPGTDNFQHWPPWRPLVVETARRVLDYTGGTLVMPMTVLVEEYWREIAGGLAAHAIPVRHFVLHADQETLRGRIAGDTVLGPNSPFRLRYLEPYAEAARTWLHAEAEVVDTTHLTPAGAALRIAEAVKA, encoded by the coding sequence ATGATCGTATGGCTGAACGGCACCCACGGTGCGGGCAAGACGACGACCGGCGCGCTCGTGCAGGAGCTGCTCCCGGACTCCCGGGTGTTCGACGCCGAGAAGGTCGGCGAGACGCTCATGGACATCACGCCGGGGCTGCCCGGGACGGACAACTTCCAGCACTGGCCGCCGTGGCGGCCGCTCGTCGTCGAGACCGCCCGCCGGGTGCTCGACTACACCGGCGGCACCCTGGTGATGCCGATGACGGTCCTGGTCGAGGAGTACTGGAGGGAGATCGCGGGCGGACTCGCCGCGCACGCGATCCCGGTACGGCACTTCGTCCTCCACGCCGACCAGGAGACCCTGCGGGGGCGTATCGCGGGGGACACCGTACTGGGGCCGAACTCGCCGTTCCGGCTCCGGTACCTCGAGCCGTACGCCGAGGCCGCCCGCACCTGGCTGCACGCCGAGGCCGAGGTCGTCGACACCACGCACCTCACGCCCGCCGGGGCGGCGCTGCGGATCGCGGAGGCCGTCAAGGCGTAG